From the Sorghum bicolor cultivar BTx623 unplaced genomic scaffold, Sorghum_bicolor_NCBIv3 super_2452, whole genome shotgun sequence genome, the window ACTACACCATTCTCTTGAACACACACCTACTTGAACACAACAGCTACCACCACACAGATGGCCAACACCAGGAATAGTGTTACATTGACACAACCACAAACAAGACAAATGCAACTGCCCATGCCATCTCTGTTCTTGCCAACTTTGCCCTCCATCGACTTCAAATTTTTCTCTAAGCTATCAAGTCTTCCCACAACCTCAGGAACTTCGGTTGTCGAAGATGCGGAAGATAGATATCCATTGTCGTGAAGGTACACTACATATTCTTCCTCGAACCAATACCTCATGCATCTCGGCTGCATACAAAAAAAACGAAAAGACAATGAGTTTTAGGCTGACAAGACTCAAATTGACCAATGCAAAT encodes:
- the LOC110431580 gene encoding uncharacterized protein LOC110431580, translated to MSQASSSTGLNRRSSTGRNVVQAQPLAVVAAGSMATGFDLEAVTDNATGLPLIFCPDCNDVRVFSAITKSGVNEGRRYFKCPRKTHVNPRCMRYWFEEEYVVYLHDNGYLSSASSTTEVPEVVGRLDSLEKNLKSMEGKVGKNRDGMGSCICLVCGCVNVTLFLVLAICVVVAVVFK